In Phocoena sinus isolate mPhoSin1 chromosome X, mPhoSin1.pri, whole genome shotgun sequence, a genomic segment contains:
- the LOC116747121 gene encoding protein CXorf21-like, with protein sequence MLGEAFLIELLYKKPLTCKKTSNDEKETWKKQLLDIEDKSLSPDKMENQNKVMKESLTEQSNDKNKIKSVDEVTVAKCKSASLPGNVSAALPIPKREHDEKQLDLYRSCSCTSICQNYPDLQIGGDHVGNMYDSGCFVEHIRDDAFNCPLLLSVDVPLGHSPISEPLEKLPASKLLNGDEIQEKSMLFHKQPLSNSMLNSYMEKKVDELYKQFLEENLTRCCSITNLMASNLLMNNVNQISLQISQEQNTEASKAQEVLLHSLARCNLCNISHGNSSEFSTPNLQISNQRGRELVSHLQ encoded by the coding sequence ATGCTTGGAGAAGCCTTCCTAATTGAACTCCTATACAAAAAACCACTTACATGTAAGAAAACCTCAAATGATGAAAAGGAAACTTGGAAAAAGCAGCTTTTAGATATAGAAGACAAGTCACTTTCCCctgataaaatggaaaatcaaaataaggtcatGAAAGAAAGTTTAACAGAGCAAAGTAacgataaaaataaaataaaatctgtggaTGAGGTAACTGTAGCAAAATGCAAAAGTGCATCCCTTCCAGGAAATGTGTCTGCTGCGTTACCCATTCCAAAGAGAGAACATGATGAAAAACAACTAGATTTATACCGATCTTGTTCATGTACAAGTATCTGCCAGAATTATCCGGACCTGCAGATTGGAGGAGACCACGTGGGTAACATGTATGATTCCGGCTGCTTTGTGGAACACATACGTGATGATGCTTTTAACTGTCCTCTTTTACTTTCAGTAGATGTACCGTTGGGTCATTCTCCCATCAGTGAACCTCTAGAGAAATTACCTGCCTCAAAACTTTTGAATGGGGatgaaattcaagaaaaaagtaTGTTGTTTCATAAGCAGCCCCTCTCTAATTCTATGCTTAATagttatatggaaaaaaaagtgGACGAACTCTACAAACAGTTTTTGGAAGAAAATCTCACTAGGTGCTGCTCCATAACCAATCTTATGGCTTCTAATTTGTTAATGAATAATGTAAATCAGATTAGTCTTCAAATCTCTCAAGAGCAGAACACAGAGGCATCGAAAGCTCAGGAAGTTCTCTTACATTCTTTAGCAAGATGTAACCTCTGTAACATTTCCCACGGAAATAGTTCTGAATTTAGCACTCCTAATTTACAAATTTCAAACCAGAGAGGTAGGGAACTTGTATCACATCTGCAATAA